A segment of the Bacteroidota bacterium genome:
AAGTTCCCACATTTTCAACTTCTTGGTTATATGCTACAAATATGGAAATTGCAGATTAAACAAAATGAAGAATTAACACCAGTTATTCCAATAATATTTTATCACGGAAAGAAAAAATGGGATAATAAGGGATTTGAAAATTACTTTGGGCAACTTGATAACGAAATCCAGAATTTTATACCAAAGTTTAATTACGAATTGATTGACACATCAACATATTCAGATAATGAATTGAAAGAACATTTTGATAGTATTGAATTACAAGTAGGGCTTTTAATAATGAAGAATATTTTTGATGAGCACAAAATGCTTGAAAAAATAGGATTGTTATCAAAACAAATAAACGAATTATTACAAACAGAAGAGGGAAAACATTTTTTTGATAGTATTTCAGTATATATGCTAAATGCAACAAAAATAACCTCTGATAAATATAAAGAAATTATGGAAAATATATCGACACAAGCAAAACAGCAATTTGTTTCAACTGCTCAGAAATTACGTTTTGAAGGAATTAAAAAAGGAATTGATCAAGAGAAAAAAGAAATAGCAATAAAAATGATTAGTAAAGGCTATTCAAATAAAACTATTATAGAATTGACTGATTTAAAAGAAAACGATGTAGAAAACATCAGGAAAGAATATATAAACCAGAATAAATAAAAGCACTTAATCGAGTAGGCGGCTGATCCGTACGGACCAGTATTCCTTCATTAACCCAACTTGTCTCTATTCAAATACACTCTCCTAATTAACAATTGATTACAAAATTTGTGGTACACTACATATTTTTTTACTGATAATTGTGATGGCTTACAGCCTTTTGCATTGTATATCTGCATGGCTTCTTCTATTGGGTTTGATGGTTTTCTTACATACATTACTTTCTTTCGACTTTCAAAATTTCTCAACAACTTATCAGAACCAAGGTACAAGATTGATCTTTGTTTAACCTTGCCATTTACCCTTTTTGCTTGAACCAAAGTATATGGATAAAACACTTGACTGTTCTTGCTATGTTGCTTTTTAACTTGGCTTATAAACATGGCACAAAGATAAGAACAATTATCGAAAAAACCAAACACCGTACCCCACTACAAATGGCAATTACAAAAAAGTATTACTGATTATGAGTTCGTTATGATTTATTATGCTCAAAAAAATGT
Coding sequences within it:
- a CDS encoding Rpn family recombination-promoting nuclease/putative transposase translates to MNNKIINTHDSFFKSLFSNKNGVKEFVSKTINPNIVENLDLNTLKIDNTEYLDNHLNSSFSDLVYNCKYGKTDIKISLLFEHKSQPEKFPHFQLLGYMLQIWKLQIKQNEELTPVIPIIFYHGKKKWDNKGFENYFGQLDNEIQNFIPKFNYELIDTSTYSDNELKEHFDSIELQVGLLIMKNIFDEHKMLEKIGLLSKQINELLQTEEGKHFFDSISVYMLNATKITSDKYKEIMENISTQAKQQFVSTAQKLRFEGIKKGIDQEKKEIAIKMISKGYSNKTIIELTDLKENDVENIRKEYINQNK